In a genomic window of Homo sapiens chromosome 22, GRCh38.p14 Primary Assembly:
- the TCF20 gene encoding transcription factor 20 isoform X1, with product MQSFREQSSYHGNQQSYPQEVHGSSRLEEFSPRQAQMFQNFGGTGGSSGSSGSGSGGGRRGAAAAAAAMASETSGHQGYQGFRKEAGDFYYMAGNKDPVTTGTPQPPQRRPSGPVQSYGPPQGSSFGNQYGSEGHVGQFQAQHSGLGGVSHYQQDYTGPFSPGSAQYQQQASSQQQQQQVQQLRQQLYQSHQPLPQATGQPASSSSHLQPMQRPSTLPSSAAGYQLRVGQFGQHYQSSASSSSSSSFPSPQRFSQSGQSYDGSYNVNAGSQYEGHNVGSNAQAYGTQSNYSYQPQSMKNFEQAKIPQGTQQGQQQQQPQQQQHPSQHVMQYTNAATKLPLQSQVGQYNQPEVPVRSPMQFHQNFSPISNPSPAASVVQSPSCSSTPSPLMQTGENLQCGQGSVPMGSRNRILQLMPQLSPTPSMMPSPNSHAAGFKGFGLEGVPEKRLTDPGLSSLSALSTQVANLPNTVQHMLLSDALTPQKKTSKRPSSSKKADSCTNSEGSSQPEEQLKSPMAESLDGGCSSSSEDQGERVRQLSGQSTSSDTTYKGGASEKAGSSPAQGAQNEPPRLNASPAAREEATSPGAKDMPLSSDGNPKVNEKTVGVIVSREAMTGRVEKPGGQDKGSQEDDPAATQRPPSNGGAKETSHASLPQPEPPGGGGSKGNKNGDNNSNHNGEGNGQSGHSAAGPGFTSRTEPSKSPGSLRYSYKDSFGSAVPRNVSGFPQYPTGQEKGDFTGHGERKGRNEKFPSLLQEVLQGYHHHPDRRYSRSTQEHQGMAGSLEGTTRPNVLVSQTNELASRGLLNKSIGSLLENPHWGPWERKSSSTAPEMKQINLTDYPIPRKFEIEPQSSAHEPGGSLSERRSVICDISPLRQIVRDPGAHSLGHMSADTRIGRNDRLNPTLSQSVILPGGLVSMETKLKSQSGQIKEEDFEQSKSQASFNNKKSGDHCHPPSIKHESYRGNASPGAATHDSLSDYGPQDSRPTPMRRVPGRVGGREGMRGRSPSQYHDFAEKLKMSPGRSRGPGGDPHHMNPHMTFSERANRSSLHTPFSPNSETLASAYHANTRAHAYGDPNAGLNSQLHYKRQMYQQQPEEYKDWSSGSAQGVIAAAQHRQEGPRKSPRQQQFLDRVRSPLKNDKDGMMYGPPVGTYHDPSAQEAGRCLMSSDGLPNKGMELKHGSQKLQESCWDLSRQTSPAKSSGPPGMSSQKRYGPPHETDGHGLAEATQSSKPGSVMLRLPGQEDHSSQNPLIMRRRVRSFISPIPSKRQSQDVKNSSTEDKGRLLHSSKEGADKAFNSYAHLSHSQDIKSIPKRDSSKDLPSPDSRNCPAVTLTSPAKTKILPPRKGRGLKLEAIVQKITSPNIRRSASSNSAEAGGDTVTLDDILSLKSGPPEGGSVAVQDADIEKRKGEVASDLVSPANQELHVEKPLPRSSEEWRGSVDDKVKTETHAETVTAGKEPPGAMTSTTSQKPGSNQGRPDGSLGGTAPLIFPDSKNVPPVGILAPEANPKAEEKENDTVTISPKQEGFPPKGYFPSGKKKGRPIGSVNKQKKQQQPPPPPPQPPQIPEGSADGEPKPKKQRQRRERRKPGAQPRKRKTKQAVPIVEPQEPEIKLKYATQPLDKTDAKNKSFYPYIHVVNKCELGAVCTIINAEEEEQTKLVRGRKGQRSLTPPPSSTESKALPASSFMLQGPVVTESSVMGHLVCCLCGKWASYRNMGDLFGPFYPQDYAATLPKNPPPKRATEMQSKVKVRHKSASNGSKTDTEEEEEQQQQQKEQRSLAAHPRFKRRHRSEDCGGGPRSLSRGLPCKKAATEGSSEKTVLDSKPSVPTTSEGGPELELQIPELPLDSNEFWVHEGCILWANGIYLVCGRLYGLQEALEIAREMKCSHCQEAGATLGCYNKGCSFRYHYPCAIDADCLLHEENFSVRCPKHKPPLPCPLPPLQNKTAKGSLSTEQSERG from the coding sequence ATGCAGTCCTTTCGGGAGCAAAGCAGTTACCACGGAAACCAGCAAAGCTACCCACAGGAGGTACACGGCTCATCCCGGCTAGAAGAGTTCAGCCCTCGTCAGGCCCAGATGTTCCAGAATTTTGGAGGTACAGGTGGCAGTAgtggcagcagtggcagtggcagtggtggtggacGACGAGGAGCAGCAGCTGCTGCGGCAGCGATGGCTAGCGAGACCTCTGGCCATCAAGGTTACCAGGGTTTCAGGAAAGAGGCTGGAGATTTTTACTACATGGCAGGCAACAAAGACCCCGTGACTACAGGAACCCCACAGCCTCCTCAGCGAAGGCCTTCTGGGCCTGTGCAGAGCTATGGACCCCCCCAGGGGAGCAGCTTTGGCAATCAGTATGGGAGTGAGGGTCATGTGGGCCAGTTTCAAGCACAGCACTCTGGCCTTGGCGGTGTGTCACATTATCAGCAGGATTACACTGGGCCTTTCTCTCCAGGGAGTGCTCAGTACCAACAGCAGGcttccagccagcagcagcagcagcaagtcCAGCAGTTGAGACAACAGCTTTACCAGTCCCATCAGCCCCTGCCACAGGCCACTGGCCAACCAGCATCCAGCTCATCCCATCTACAGCCAATGCAGCGGCCCTCAACTCTGCCATCCTCTGCTGCTGGTTACCAGTTAAGAGTGGGTCAGTTTGGCCAACACTATCAGtcttctgcttcctcctcctcctcctcctccttcccttcaccACAGCGTTTTAGCCAGTCTGGACAGAGCTATGATGGCAGTTACAATGTGAATGCTGGATCTCAGTATGAAGGACACAATGTGGGTTCTAATGCACAGGCTTATGGAACACAATCCAATTACAGCTATCAGCCTCAATCTATGAAGAATTTTGAACAGGCAAAGATTCCACAAGGGACCCAacaggggcagcagcagcagcaaccgCAGCAACAACAACACCCTTCTCAGCATGTGATGCAGTATACTAACGCTGCCACCAAGCTGCCCCTGCAAAGCCAAGTGGGGCAGTACAACCAGCCTGAGGTTCCTGTGAGGTCCCCCATGCAGTTTCACCAGAACTTCAGCCCCATTTCTAACCCTTCTCCAGCTGCCTCTGTGGTTCAGTCTCCAAGCTGTAGTTCTACCCCATCTCCTCTCATGCAGACTGGGGAGAATCTCCAGTGTGGGCAAGGCAGTGTGCCTATGGGTTCCAGAAACAGAATTTTACAGTTAATGCCTCAACTCAGTCCAACCCCATCAATGATGCCCAGTCCTAATTCTCATGCTGCAGGCTTCAAAGGGTTTGGACTAGAAGGGGTACCAGAAAAGCGACTGACAGATCCTGGGTTGAGTAGTTTGAGTGCTCTGAGTACTCAAGTGGCCAATCTTCCTAACACTGTCCAGCACATGTTACTTTCTGATGCCCTGACTCCTCAGAAGAAGACCTCCAAGAGGCCCTCATCTTCCAAGAAAGCAGATAGCTGCACAAATTCTGAAGGCTCCTCACAACCTGAAGAACAGCTGAAGTCCCCTATGGCAGAGTCATTAGATGGAGGCTGCTCCAGCAGTTCAGAGGATCAAGGCGAGAGAGTGCGGCAACTAAGTGGCCAGAGCACCAGCTCTGACACCACCTACAAGGGTGGAGCCTCTGAGAAAGCTGGCTCCTCACCGGCACAAGGTGCTCAGAATGAACCCCCCAGACTCAATGCTAGTCCTGCCGCAAGAGAAGAGGCCACCTCACCAGGCGCTAAGGACATGCCATTGTCATCCGACGGGAACCCAAAGGTTAATGAGAAGACTGTTGGGGTGATTGTCTCCCGGGAAGCCATGACAGGTCGGGTAGAAAAGCCTGGTGGACAAGATAAAGGCTCCCAAGAGGATGATCCTGCAGCCACTCAAAGGCCACCTAGCAATGGTGGGGCAAAGGAAACCAGTCATGCATCACTTCCCCAGCCAGAGcctccaggaggaggagggagcaaAGGAAACAAGAATGGCGATAACAACTCCAACCATAATGGAGAAGGAAATGGCCAGAGTGGCCACTCTGCAGCGGGCCCTGGTTTTACGAGCAGAACTGAGCCTAGCAAATCTCCTGGAAGTCTGCGCTATAGTTACAAAGATAGTTTCGGGTCAGCCGTGCCACGAAATGTCAGTGGCTTTCCTCAGTATCCTACAGGGCAAGAAAAGGGAGATTTCACTGGCCATGGGGAACGAAAGggtagaaatgaaaaattccCAAGCCTCCTGCAGGAAGTGCTTCAGGGTTACCACCACCACCCTGACAGGAGATATTCTAGGAGTACTCAAGAGCATCAGGGGATGGCTGGTAGCCTAGAAGGAACCACAAGGCCCAATGTCTTGGTTAGTCAAACCAATGAATTAGCTAGCAGGGGCCTTCTGAACAAAAGCATTGGGTCTCTATTAGAAAATCCCCACTGGGGCCCCTGGGAAAGGAAATCAAGCAGCACAGCTCCTGAAATGAAACAGATCAATTTGACTGACTATCCAATTCCCAGAAAGTTTGAAATAGAGCCTCAGTCATCAGCACATGAGCCTGGGGGTTCCCTCTCTGAAAGAAGATCAGTGATCTGTGATATTTCTCCACTAAGACAGATTGTCAGGGACCCAGGGGCTCACTCACTGGGACACATGAGTGCCGACACCAGAATTGGGAGGAATGACCGTCTCAATCCAACTTTAAGTCAGTCGGTCATTCTTCCTGGTGGTTTGGTGTCCATGGAAACCAAGCTGAAATCCCAGAGCGGGCAGATAAAAGAGGAAGACTTTGAACAGTCTAAATCTCAAGCTAGTTTCAACAACAAGAAATCTGGAGACCACTGCCATCCTCCTAGCATCAAGCATGAGTCTTACCGCGGCAATGCCAGCCCTGGAGCAGCAACCCATGATTCCCTTTCAGACTATGGCCCGCAAGACAGCAGACCCACGCCAATGCGGCGGGTCCCTGGCAGAGTTGGTGGTCGGGAGGGCATGAGGGGTCGGTCCCCTTCTCAATATCATGACTttgcagaaaaattgaaaatgtctCCTGGGCGGAGCAGAGGCCCAGGGGGAGACCCTCATCACATGAATCCACACATGACCTTTTCAGAGAGGGCTAACCGGAGTTCTTTACACACTCCCTTTTCTCCCAACTCAGAAACCCTGGCCTCTGCTTATCATGCAAATACTCGGGCTCATGCTTATGGGGACCCTAACGCAGGTTTGAATTCTCAGCTGCATTATAAGAGACAGATGTACCAACAGCAACCAGAGGAGTATAAAGACTGGAGCAGCGGTTCTGCTCAGGGAGTAATTGCTGCAGCACAGCACAGGCAGGAGGGGCCACGGAAGAGTCCAAGGCAGCAGCAGTTTCTTGACAGAGTACGGAGCCCTCTGAAAAATGACAAAGATGGTATGATGTATGGCCCACCAGTGGGGACTTACCATGACCCCAGTGCCCAGGAGGCTGGGCGCTGCCTAATGTCTAGTGATGGTCTGCCTAACAAGGGCATGGAATTAAAGCATGGCTCCCAGAAGTTACAAGAATCCTGTTGGGATCTTTCTCGGCAAACTTCTCCAGCCAAAAGCAGCGGTCCTCCAGGAATGTCCAGTCAAAAAAGGTATGGGCCGCCCCATGAGACTGATGGACATGGACTAGCTGAGGCTACACAGTCATCCAAACCTGGTAGTGTTATGCTGAGACTTCCAGGCCAGGAGGATCATTCTTCTCAAAACCCCTTAATCATGAGGAGGCGTGTTCGTTCTTTTATCTCTCCCATTCCCAGTAAGAGACAGTCACAAGATGTAAAGAACAGTAGCACTGAAGATAAAGGTCGCCTCCTTCACTCATCAAAAGAAGGCGCTGATAAAGCATTCAATTCCTATGCCCATCTTTCTCACAGTCAGGATATCAAGTCTATCCCTAAGAGAGATTCCTCCAAGGACCTTCCAAGTCCAGATAGTAGAAACTGCCCTGCTGTTACCCTCACAAGCCCTGCTAAGACCAAAATACTGCCCCCACGGAAAGGACGGGGATTGAAATTGGAAGCTATAGTTCAGAAGATTACATCCCCAAATATTAGGAGGAGCGCATCTTCGAACAGTGCGGAGGCTGGGGGAGACACGGTTACGCTTGATGATATACTGTCTTTGAAGAGTGGTCCTCCTGAAGGTGGGAGTGTTGCTGTTCAGGATGCTGacatagagaagagaaaaggtgAGGTGGCTTCGGACCTAGTCAGTCCAGCAAACCAGGAGTTGCACGTAGAGAAACCTCTTCCAAGGTCTTCAGAAGAGTGGCGTGGCAGCGTGGATGACAAAGTGAAGACAGAGACACATGCAGAAACAGTTACTGCCGGAAAGGAACCCCCTGGTGCCATGACATCCACAACCTCACAGAAGCCTGGTAGTAACCAAGGGAGACCAGATGGTTCCCTGGGTGGAACAGCACCTTTAATCTTTCCAGACTCAAAGAATGTACCTCCAGTGGGCATATTGGCCCCTGAGGCAAACCCCAAGGCTGAAGAGAAGGAGAACGATACAGTGACGATTTCACCGAAGCAAGAGGGTTTCCCTCCAAAGGGATATTTCCCAtcaggaaagaagaaggggagaCCCATTGGTAGTGTGAATAAGCAAAAGAAACAGCAGCAGCCACCGCCTCCACCCCCTCAGCCCCCACAGATACCAGAAGGTTCTGCAGATGGAGAGCCAAAGCCAAAAAAACAGaggcaaaggagggagagaaggaagcctGGGGCCCAGCCGAGGAAGCGAAAAACCAAACAAGCAGTTCCCATTGTGGAACCCCAAGAACCTGAGATCAAACTAAAATATGCCACCCAGCCACTGGATAAAACTGATGCCAAGAACAAGTCTTTTTACCCTTACATCCATGTAGTAAATAAGTGTGAACTTGGAGCCGTTTGTACAATCATCAATGCTGAGGAAGAAGAACAGACCAAATTAGTGAGGGGCAGGAAGGGTCAGAGGTCACTGACCCCTCCACCTAGCAGCACTGAAAGCAAGGCGCTCCCGGCCTCGTCCTTTATGCTGCAGGGACCTGTTGTGACAGAGTCTTCGGTTATGGGGCACCTGGTTTGCTGTCTGTGTGGCAAGTGGGCCAGTTACCGGAACATGGGTGACCTCTTTGGACCTTTTTATCCCCAAGATTATGCAGCCACTCTCCCGAAGAATCCACCTCCTAAGAGGGCCACAGAAATGCAGAGCAAAGTTAAGGTACGGCACAAAAGTGCTTCTAATGGCTCCAAGACGGacactgaggaggaggaagagcagcagcagcagcagaaggagCAGAGAAGCCTGGCCGCACACCCCAGGTTTAAGCGGCGCCACCGCTCGGAAGACTGTGGTGGAGGCCCTCGGTCCCTGTCCAGGGGGCTCCCTTGTAAAAAAGCAGCCACTGAGGGCAGCAGTGAAAAGACTGTTTTGGACTCGAAGCCCTCCGTGCCCACCACTTCAGAAGGTGGCCCTGAGCTGGAGTTACAAATCCCTGAACTACCTCTTGACAGCAATGAATTTTGGGTCCATGAGGGTTGTATTCTCTGGGCCAATGGAATCTACCTGGTTTGTGGCAGGCTCTATGGCCTGCAGGAAGCGCTGGAAATAGCCAGAGAGATG